The Tenrec ecaudatus isolate mTenEca1 chromosome 9, mTenEca1.hap1, whole genome shotgun sequence genome window below encodes:
- the NDUFB2 gene encoding NADH dehydrogenase [ubiquinone] 1 beta subcomplex subunit 2, mitochondrial gives MSALTRVAPFVRAGGRLFRGCGSRTAGSGGVRHAGGGVHIEPRYRQFPQLTRHQVLLGEFFSGFMWFWILWRFWHEPDAVLGHFPYPDPAQWTDEELGIPPDDDD, from the exons ATGTCGGCTCTGACGCGCGTGGCGCCTTTCGTTCGCGCCGGAGGCCGGCTCTTCCGAGGCTGCGGCTCACGGACGGCGGGAAGCGGGGGCGTCCGTCA TGCGGGCGGCGGCGTGCACATCGAGCCCCGCTACCGGCAGTTCCCCCAGCTGACCAGGCACCAGGTGCTCCTGGGCGAGTTCTTCAGCGGCTTCATGTGGTTCTGGATCCTCTGGCGGTTCTGGCACGAGCCGGACGCTGTGCTG GGTCACTTTCCGTATCCAGATCCTGCCCAGTGGACGGATGAGGAGCTGGGCATACCCCCCGACGACGACGACTGA